From the Lathyrus oleraceus cultivar Zhongwan6 chromosome 4, CAAS_Psat_ZW6_1.0, whole genome shotgun sequence genome, one window contains:
- the LOC127074087 gene encoding ethylene-responsive transcription factor ERF026, translating into MSASSSKRHPIYHGIRSRGGKWVTEIREPRKTNRIWLGTFPTPDMAAAAYDVAALALKGRDAVLNFPDRSSMYPVPASNSSDDIRNAATAAAELMNTEFSNGAGFEVNPSYQTDQFLDEEAIFSMPSLMVAMAEGMMLSPPRINPPPSDYSYDQYYTMGQSLWNHF; encoded by the coding sequence ATGTCTGCTTCTTCTTCCAAAAGACACCCAATATACCACGGAATTCGAAGCCGTGGAGGAAAATGGGTGACTGAAATCCGTGAGCCCCGAAAGACAAACCGCATATGGCTGGGCACATTCCCCACCCCTGATATGGCAGCTGCAGCGTATGACGTTGCGGCTTTGGCTCTCAAAGGTCGGGACGCAGTGCTAAACTTTCCTGACAGGTCTAGCATGTATCCAGTGCCGGCGTCCAATTCTTCCGATGACATACGCAATGCTGCCACTGCTGCAGCCGAACTCATGAACACTGAATTCAGCAATGGTGCTGGTTTTGAAGTTAATCCTTCGTATCAAACGGATCAGTTTCTTGATGAAGAAGCTATATTCTCCATGCCAAGTTTGATGGTAGCAATGGCGGAGGGAATGATGCTTTCACCTCCCAGAATAAACCCACCACCCTCTGATTACTCATATGATCAATATTACACTATGGGACAAAGTTTGTGGAACCATTTTTGA